The Anastrepha ludens isolate Willacy chromosome X, idAnaLude1.1, whole genome shotgun sequence genome includes a window with the following:
- the LOC128869614 gene encoding uncharacterized protein LOC128869614 has product MEMNAFANDVFGYEQMLESNEKGKKREMIKKILGKFKMNGASLEKFKEVYHTTTHSNSDFEILLELVIDNCVTIMVNGNLRVSDPAYYLPYQLFMEHMDQMNTKK; this is encoded by the exons atggaaatgaatgcgtttgcaaacgatgtttttggctatgaacaaatgttggaatcgaatgaaaaaggaaagaaacgcgaaatgataaaaaaaattcttggaaaatttaaaatgaatggtgcttcattggaaaaattcaaag aagtataccacacaacaactcattccaactctgattttgaaatcctgttggaattggtgatcgataattgtgtcactataatggtcaatggaaatttgcgtgtatcagaccctgcatattatttaccatatcaactttttatggaacatatggaccaaatgaacacaaaaaaataa